CCAGGGTTCATTGTGGTCCCCTCCTGTCCTTCCCCAGGACCCACGGGTACAGATCCCCAACTGCCCCACTGGCTAGgagcttctcttcctgcccttgggCTTTTCCCACTCCAGTGAAATGCATGAATCCAGATCTTGTTTCTTGGGAGAATATAGGCATCCCAGACTCCACACTTGGCACACATGCAAATCTCAGGATGTGACTTtcagctcctctctctccccaagaACCCAGAGTGCTGGCTCCACCCTTCTCCCAGCAAAACCTCAGAAATCTGGGATCCTGTTACCACACCCCTTGATGGCTGAGTATGAGATTCCTGCCTTTCTTGAGAATGTAAAAGTCTGGATCCCTTATGCTTCTGCCCTTAGATCCAGGAATCCCGGCACTTAGCTCCCACCACTTGGTTTTCACTCCCCACGTATCCTTCTGCACTTGGGGGCTGGGGCCTCCAGGGCCCTCCTTCCCACACAGCCTTGTTTCTCCCTGCCTGGCTTGCTGCCCGCAGCCCTCTCGGGGTCCTTCACCGCCTCTCCGGTCTTGGATCCTGATCCATGGATCTCAGCTGCAGATCCGGCTCTGGCTCTGGCCCCTGCCTCCCCATTGGGCCCAGCCCCTTTCCTCTTCAACCCTGAAGTCCTTCTTCCTGAGCCGAAACCCTGCTGGTCCCTGAAGAAGGTGAGTCTCTATCAGGGTGAAGGGAAGTCCCCCTGAGAGTCTAGCCTTGGTCCTCCTTGCTGCTGCCCATTGTGCTTCTCTGTGATGGTAACAAGCCGACCCCATACTTTGCATGGGGCTCTGGGACAGGAGAGCAGGAACAGAGCAGAAGCATATGACATCATACCTGCTCTTTCAGGAGTCTCCCAAGACCTCCCAACACTGGAGGGAGCCCAAGCCCAAGGGGAACTTGACATACCACCAGTACATACCCCCAGAGCCAAGACAAGGGTACAGGGCAGACCCCCAGGTTGAAGGGTCGCCCTTGGATCCCCCTGGACCGCCTCTGTGGGAAGGGACAACCTCACAACAGCCACCTCCTAGGTATGACCCCCATTTTTGTTCTCCGGGAAGTTCAGGCCGccagctccctcctcctccaggacccAAGAGTTCAGGTCCTCAATCCCCTCTTCCTTCAGTTCTCAGGAATCCTGACCTCCTACCTAAGAGTCTGGCCCTCTCCCCTCAGTTCCTCTTCTCCCAGGCATGGGAACTAGCCTCCCGTGCTTGCTCGCTCAGAGCCCCATAACTCGGGTCCCTCACTTTCCCGCATCTTCATGAACCCATGTTTTTGGGGACTCCAGAATGCCTTTCCTCTCTCTGGTCCTTCTAATCTCTGTTTCCCCCTCGAAACTATCGCCAGGATGAAGCCCACACccctcactccctccccaccAGGAGTCCCCAGCCCCTCGCCCCTGCCACATAAGTTGGAACTTCAGACCCTCAAACTGGAGGAGCTGACGGTGAGTTTGGGGAGTTTGAGGTTCAGACATCTAACCCTACAGCCTTTGCTCCGTTGGAGATCCGGGTCCCCAGCTCGTCCTCTCTCGGGTTCCAAATGTTCAGCCCCAGCAAACCCCCACCTGCGCCCCGGAGCCCGCCTAGCACGTCCTCTCCCCGCCTCCCACCCTAGGTCTCAGAGCTCCGGCAGCAGCTGCGGCTGCGGGGCCTCCCGGTGTCGGGGACCAAGTCAATGCTTCTGGAGCGCATGCGCGGCGGCGCCCCGCCCCGCGAACGGCCGAAGGCTCGGCGCGAGGACAGTGCGGCGGGCGCCCCCTGGCCTCGCTTCAGGCCCAAGGCTTTGGGAGCCGCCCGGAGTGCGTGCTCGGTGAGGGCGGGGCTGCGTACGTGGACCAATGAAGAGAAGTCAAAGCGAGATGGGACGGCAAGCTAAGAAAAGAACAGCCAATAAAGTGTGGGGGCGTGGTTAAGAGCCAAGGGGGAGGATCTTAGGAGAAGGGAAGCCAATGAAAGAAGGGGCATGGCCGAAGGGGTGGGGTCAATGGGTGAAGGGCGGGGCGCAGGCCAGGGGGTGGAACCACAGACGGCGAGTGGGTGGGGTTGACTCCCTAGTGGGCGCGGCTTATAGAAACTACCCCTCGTGGTTCCAGTTCAAGCTGAGTCCAACATCTCATTCGCCGCCTCCTCCACGTGCCGTGGAAACCCTGGTGACTGCTTCGGCTTCGGCTCCGGTTCCGGTTGCGACGACGGCTCAGGCTCCAACTCCAGCTCCAGTGCCAGTCCCTTCCTCAGCACCGGCCTCAACAGCCCtgaccctggaggaggagctgcaggAAGCGATCCGCAGAGCGCAGGTGAGAGTGAGCGGGCCTAGGGTCTCAGACAGGATGAGGCTGGAGTCCCAGGTTCACGCTGCTGCTCCCTGTCCGCAGCTGCTTCCGAACCGGGGCATTGATGACATCCTGGAGGATCAGGTGGAGCCTGAGGGTAAGAGTCGAACTCCTAGATTTGAGGAAAAGGGAGACGGGGTCCAAGGTTCTGGATTCCTGGGTCTTAGGGAGGAGTGGTCTGGGGACCTAGACTCCTGGAAAGGACAAATAGGGAGCTAGGGTCCGCACCTCTGCCTTCCTAAGCTAACGCTGCATTTCTTCCCCTGCAGACCCGCTGCCCGCCATCCCCTTGGACTTCCCGGGCTCCTTCGACATGCTGTCCCCCTCCCCGGACTCTGAAGGcctctcttctgtcttctcttcctcACTTCCGTCCCCCACGAATTCCCCGTCCCCCTCTCCCAGGGGCCCGACGGACTTCTTGGATTGGCTGGAGGCTCTGAGTGGGGGTCCCTCgctgggctgtggcccaccagcccccagcattTTCTCTGCTGACTTATCTGATTCCAGTGGTACCAGGCTGTGGGACCTGCTGGAGGATCCATGGTGATGGATTTTGGGGTTTCCAGGGACTGCGAACTGGTGGGGATGGAGAGGTCACAGataggctctgtgtgtgtgtgtgtgtggcggggtggggctgggggggtgggCAGAGGTGGTTGGAACAACTAGCAGAGCCCCTCCCACCACAGACACAAAATCGGAGGTAACTCTCATCTCCACTTGGCCCCTCCACTGTTGCTGACATGCCAACCTCCTAACTTCTACCTGATCTCCATGTGATCCCCTCTGTACTTGTGTTGTTGGGAGCAAAGAGGTTTCGTTTGCTGCTGACCAGGACAAACAAGCTGCTTGATGCTTCCTTCAGAGACCTCATGGATGTTTTTGTTCCACACTATCACCCCCACATCTCACCGACTAGATGGCTGCCTGTTGCTGGGGAGCCTGGAAGGTGGTCTCTGCTCTTTTGGATGCGGATACAGGGATACAGGGATGAGTGGGGAGAGAGAATAGTCTGCCAGACCCTTGACTTCTGACTGGAGATGAGAAAAATCAGATGTGTCATGAATCTGAGGTCAGATTCTCTTAGAAGCAGAATCTGAGACAAGATCCTTGTGTCCATGATTTAGGAAAGACATGCTCCCAGGAGAAAACAATAAAGGAATAGACGAAACAGAACAGGGATGGGGGAAGAAGACTAACAAGGGTGTGATGTCAGGTGAAGTCCCAACCTGAGCCTGATCCCGTGGGGAGCTCTGGAGGATAAATCAAGTTGTAGAGTTGTTCCCACATTGAAGCAAAGGGAACTGGGCCTCTGAGGCAAATGGTAATTCCTGCTTGGGTTTATTATTACTgaataacaaaccaccccaagattcagattgttctcaattccatgtgtgttaagtctcttcagtcttgtccagctctttgtgactccatggcctgtggcccaccaggttcctctgtccaaggggttttccaggcaagaatactagagtgggcagccatttccttctccaagggatcttcctgacccagggatggacactgcttctcttatgtctcctgcattggcaggtgggttctttatcactagtgccacctaggactAGCCTGTAATTATTCACAATTTCATGGATTGACTGGGCTCAGTGACATGGTTCTTTGACGCCATACAGCGTCAACTAAAGCCACAGTCATCTTAGGGCCCAGTTGGGCTATAATATCTGAGATGGCGCACTCAGCTGCATCTGGCCCCTTGGTAGGGATGGCTAGGAGGCATGACTCTACTGGACAATGGGATACCTGGACTTCTTGCATTCTCTGTGTAGCCTCACTGCTCTCCCTCTCCATGTGGTTTCTTTCTCCAACAGGTAGCTGGACCCCTTACTTGGTAGCTCAGGGCTCCCCAAAGTGAGCATTCCTCGGGGAAGGAGCAGAAACttccaattttttaaagactaaacTTGGAACTGGCACAGTGTCGCTTCCACTACATTCTACTCCTTAATGTAAGTCGGGGCAGGCCAGGCTTAATATGAAATATAACTACACAAATGTATGAATTTCAGGGGCATGGTCATTGGGGGCTATCTTTGGAGACTTGCCACTATATGCCTTTAAGGCAATCGTGGGCCACAGGTCACAAGAAGGGGGCAAGAAATAAACTCCCAGGCACCTTGAGCCCACCAGCAGTCCTGGAAACAAAGTTGCAGGGTAAGCTGTTAGCAGCAAGCTGTTTTAAAAtataggttttattattattcaggtaTGGTGAGGCCAATAGATCAGGAGACAATTgccagacaaacaaacaaaaaacagttttttattttcacagGTCCCGAAGGCAGGGGGCAAAGCCAAGCTACACAGGGCTATATGGAGAAGCACCAGGGTCAGTCAGGAGgtagagaggaagaggagaaacttGGACCCGAGAGACTTTATTGTGGTTTCCTTAGGAAATAACAGATGTGCCGAGGATCTGTAAGCTCAGGATTGTCTAGTTTGAATAATGTCAGCAGGCTCTGGGGTGTAAGAGTTGTCCCCAGTTACCTGGAACTTGGCCTTGGAGGGGCAGATGAATAGTGGCCTGAACTAATAGAGATTCATACAGGAAGTGGTTTGAGGTACAGGCTCTGGGTTGGTTGGTTTGCATGTGAATGGCATGCTTAGGTGTGAGTCCTTTCTTACCTCCAGGAATTGGCCAGCCCTGGGAGGGCAGTCCCTCCATCAGCAAAGCCCCAGATGTCAAAGCtccagaaatacagaaaataaaaaggcaagatTAATGCATAAAACACTCAGAGGCTGAGTGCTGGGTACACAGAACTGGTAAGAAGAATCTGAGGGAACCTGGGCAGGCCAACAACGATGTCCACTACAAGTGAGAATGTGCTGCGGATTGGTTATGTGTTACAGTGCCTAGAGTCGTGACTTCCCTTGTCACTGTCGTGTAAGTTTCTTTATTCGTTCCTACAGCCCAGTGTGACTGAGAGAGTTCACGGAGACTGTCCACAAACCAGACCTGGCAAGTGACATGCACTGATAAATGTTAACCACCATTTCTAGTTGCTGATCAACAATTCTAGTGCCTCAAAGTGTGTAAACTCCAGTGAATGTCGAAGATTCAAGATAAAAATGGAAGGGAACAAATGCTCATTACCATGAGGGAAAGGGAATCTTTGGTGTCTTCCAAACCAGGTGGAATTTGTCACCCTCACTTTCCAGAGGAAATAATTAAAGATCGGAGAAGGGGAGTGATCTGCCCAGTATCACACAGACAGGAGGTGTTGGAGTAGGGTTTTAAATTGGATTCATAAATTCACAGCCTGTGCCCTCAGGGTTGAAAAATCAAAGAGCCTCAATCTCTGCTCTGGTGAAGCTCAGACATTTGAAAAGAGAGAGTCCCAATGCAGGGTGATAAGTATTTTCATGGCAATGGGATAGGAAGGGCATGAATCCTAGAAAGTACCAGAATTTACAGGGGGATGGGACAGGGTGGTCAGAGGAAACATTTTTTGCTAAGACTCAGAGGATTGAGGAGGAGATAGTCAGGAATGCCTTGGAAGAAGCATCCTTGTTGAGGGTGAAGAACACACAAAGGCTTGAAGGTGTGAAGGGTGCTGTTACCTGGGGAAACGTGTGAGGTCAGGGTTCCTGGAATAAAAAGTGGATGTCCGTGCTATGGCAGAATCTGGGACTAGAGAGGTGGGTGGCGGCTGGTTCTCGCAGGATCCTTTATGTCAGGCTGAACGTTGCTGGGAAAGGGATAGAGTCAGCCCTGGGGAAGGTGTCTTCCTTTGTTTGCTTCCCTTCTGACACTTCTGTGCCTCTGTTCCCACCTCTGCCTGACCCCGGGTCCTCTTCACTCTGTCCCCATCTCTCCTACGTCCAGAGGAGGGCGGCATTGGGCTGAGAGCCTCAAAGTGTGTGCAGTCCCAGAGAAGAGCCGAggctaaaatcactgcagatggtgactgcagccatgaaattaaaagacacttactccttggaaggaaagttatgaccaacctagatagcatattcaaaagcagagacattactttgccaacaaaggttcgtctagttaaggctatggtttttcctgtggtcatcatgtatggatgtgagagttggactgtgaagaaagctgagcgccgaagaattgatgcttttgaactgtggtgttggagaagactcttgagagtcccttggactccaaggagatccaaccagtccattctgaaggagatcagccctgggatttctttggaaggaatgatgctgaagctgaaactccagtactttggccacctcattcgaagagttgactcattggaaaagactctgatgttgggagggattgggggcaagaggagaaggggatgacagaggatgagatggctggatggcatcactgactcgatggacgtgaatctcactgaactccgggagttggtgatggtcagggaggcctggcgtgctgcgattcatggggtcgcaaagagtcggacacgactgagcgactgatctgatctgaggggcAGCTAGCTAAGCAACTGTCTGGAAGGTGGAGATGGGACAGACAGACCCAGGAATGGGTGGGGTGTGCAGGTGTGAATCCAGAACCAGAGGGACGGGCTTGGGTCCTGTCTTCTCCTCTGCCTGTCCCCCAGCCCTTCTCCAGAagttttgttgcaggaagggggaccccttccagggctcgagagtgggctcttgtctaatactgagaaatgaattgtccaaggaaaCACATGGACAATTTgtgttgacaaagcaagagattttattagaAAGGGTGAGAACTGCTCTGCTACGTGACTCGCAGTCTcagggttttatggtgatgggatttgTCTCTGGGTTATCTTTGGCTGATCATTCCGACTCatagagtccttcctggtggcgcagccaagatggatgtcagcaagaaggattctggcAGGCGGTAGTACACATGGGGTTTCCTTTTCACCtctcctgaactcttctggttggcgGTGgtttattagttccgtgttccttaccaggaccgcctgtcataaaataactcaccAAGCGGTAGCTGTGCAGCCGCCATTTCTTCCGCCTCCGGTCTCTGGATCTTTCGTAGAGCGTCCAACAGCGCTATGTTGGGACAGAGCATCCGGAGGTTCACAACCTCAGTGGTTCGTCGGAGCCACTATGAGGAGGGTCCAGGGAAGAATATACCATTTTCAGTGGAAAACAAGTGGAGATTACTAGCTATGATGACTTTGTTCTTTGGGTCTGGATTTGCTgcacctttctttatagtaagACACCAACTGCTTAAAAAGTAATCCATGAGACAGATAGGAAGAGGAGCATATTAAGAGGTGCAGTCTCTTAAAAGGATCAATCCCTTGAATTCAGCATCCTAGATATGTTTGTAAATAAACTtatagcataaaaaaaaaaaaaaaaataaaataactcaccagatggttactatggtgcctgccCAGTGTGGATGGTTTCAGTCAGTATACCTCCCCCAACAGTTTCAGCTGCTTCTTCCTGCCCCTGAAGAGAGTGCTAGGCCTCCCCCGAGGGGGCGGGAAAAATGAGGGCTGGACCTGTGGGGGAGGAGCTGGAGGGAGGATGAGGTCATATGGGGGAAGGGGTCTCCCACCTGCCTTTCCATGATCTcaatggaaaggtgaaaaagaccAAGAATATATttggggtagccattcccttctccaggggatcttctcaacccagggatcaaacccagatctcctgcattgcaggaagattctttaccatctgagccaccagagaagcccaatgttTGACAAACTACCCAAATTACCAATTTAGCTTACAGACATATTCCCCAGAAGGGTACATTCATATTCATTGGGTAGACtggagaaaaatatacatatatataggtatgtatttctctctctttcttctttcttttcttctggtggtgcagcttgtgggatcataGTTGCCTAATCAGGGATTAGA
The nucleotide sequence above comes from Bos indicus x Bos taurus breed Angus x Brahman F1 hybrid chromosome 18, Bos_hybrid_MaternalHap_v2.0, whole genome shotgun sequence. Encoded proteins:
- the MAMSTR gene encoding MEF2-activating motif and SAP domain-containing transcriptional regulator; the protein is MTLAASSQRSQIIRSKFRSVLQLRIHRRYQDPTLSGSFTASPVLDPDPWISAADPALALAPASPLGPAPFLFNPEVLLPEPKPCWSLKKESPKTSQHWREPKPKGNLTYHQYIPPEPRQGYRADPQVEGSPLDPPGPPLWEGTTSQQPPPRMKPTPLTPSPPGVPSPSPLPHKLELQTLKLEELTVSELRQQLRLRGLPVSGTKSMLLERMRGGAPPRERPKARREDSAAGAPWPRFRPKALGAARSACSFKLSPTSHSPPPPRAVETLVTASASAPVPVATTAQAPTPAPVPVPSSAPASTALTLEEELQEAIRRAQLLPNRGIDDILEDQVEPEDPLPAIPLDFPGSFDMLSPSPDSEGLSSVFSSSLPSPTNSPSPSPRGPTDFLDWLEALSGGPSLGCGPPAPSIFSADLSDSSGTRLWDLLEDPW
- the LOC113876242 gene encoding cytochrome c oxidase subunit 7C, mitochondrial; this encodes MLGQSIRRFTTSVVRRSHYEEGPGKNIPFSVENKWRLLAMMTLFFGSGFAAPFFIVRHQLLKK